In Ostrinia nubilalis chromosome 26, ilOstNubi1.1, whole genome shotgun sequence, one genomic interval encodes:
- the LOC135084353 gene encoding 3-oxoacyl-[acyl-carrier-protein] reductase FabG-like, producing MDFTGKVVIVTGASSGIGAATAKLFASYGALLTLVGRNEERLLRVAEACEQAKGNKPISLLLDLTQNNSCEEVVRKTVETYKKLDVLINCAGKVVLSTLFDNDMDGLDEIIAINLRVPYRLTQLCLPHLTTSKGNIVNVFGAPMRSRPGFTPFCMIRDALERFTKFGGLEIAPVGVRMNAVRPGITRTNFLSNFNISEDVMDQVYEVISQVVPTEKIIEPEEIARMILFTSSDICPNLNAANLVVDGAASWS from the coding sequence ATGGATTTTACCGGCAAAGTCGTGATTGTTACCGGTGCCAGCTCGGGAATTGGGGCAGCCACTGCCAAACTCTTCGCTTCATATGGTGCCCTGCTAACATTGGTCGGCAGAAACGAAGAGAGACTGCTCAGAGTGGCCGAAGCCTGTGAACAGGCTAAAGGAAACAAACCCATCAGCCTACTCCTGGActtaacccagaataacagcTGCGAAGAAGTGGTCAGGAAGACAGTGGAAACTTACAAAAAATTGGATGTATTAATCAACTGTGCAGGCAAAGTGGTTCTTTCGACTCTGTTTGACAACGACATGGATGGACTGGACGAAATCATAGCGATAAATCTGCGTGTACCGTACAGGTTGACCCAGTTATGTCTGCCACACTTGACCACTAGTAAAGGGAATATTGTCAACGTTTTCGGTGCTCCAATGAGGTCCAGACCAGGGTTCACACCTTTCTGCATGATACGAGATGCTTTGGAGAGATTCACTAAGTTCGGAGGCTTGGAAATAGCTCCAGTTGGAGTCCGTATGAATGCTGTAAGACCGGGAATAACCAGGACGAATTTCTTGTCAAACTTCAACATTTCCGAGGATGTCATGGACCAAGTCTACGAGGTGATATCCCAAGTGGTGCCAACAGAAAAGATCATAGAACCGGAGGAGATAGCTCGGATGATACTGTTTACTTCGAGTGACATTTGCCCCAATTTGAACGCTGCTAATCTTGTGGTAGACGGCGCGGCGTCGTGGTCTTAA